From a region of the Pan paniscus chromosome 19, NHGRI_mPanPan1-v2.0_pri, whole genome shotgun sequence genome:
- the ATPAF2 gene encoding ATP synthase mitochondrial F1 complex assembly factor 2 isoform X2 — protein sequence MWRSCLRLRDGGRRLLNRPAGGPSASMSPGPTIPSPARAYAPPTERKRFYQNVSITQGEGGFEINLDHRKLKTPQAKLFTVPSEALAIAVATEWDSQQDTIKYYTMHLTTLCNTSLDNPTQRNKDQLIRAAVKFLDTDTICYRVEEPETLVELQRNEWDPIIEWAEKRYGVEISSSTSIMGPSIPAKTREVLVSHLASYNTWALQGIEFVAAQLKSMVLTLGLIDMRLTVEQAVLLSRLEEEYQGGFPCQLEKFIQPARMAWD from the exons ATGTGGAGGAGCTGCCTCCGGCTGCGGGACGGGGGACGCCGTCTCCTGAATCGGCCTGCGGGTGGCCCCAGCGCTTCTATGAGTCCGGGGCCAACCATCCCGTCTCCAGCCCGGGCTTACGCCCCGCCGACAG AAAGGAAGAGGTTTTATCAGAATGTCAGCATCACACAGGGTGAAG GTGGCTTTGAGATAAACCTGGACCACAGGAAGCTGAAAACTCCCCAAGCCAAGCTCTTTACCGTCCCCAGCGAGGCCCTGGCCATTGCAGTGGCTACTGAGTGGGATTCCCAGCAGGATACCATCAAGTACTACACCATGCACCTG ACCACATTGTGCAACACATCATTGGACAACCCAACCCAGAGAAACAAGGATCAGCTGATCCGGGCAGCCGTGAAGTTTCTGGACACCGACACCATCTG CTACAGGGTGGAGGAGCCCGAGACATTAGTGGAACTTCAAAGGAATGAGTGGGATCCAATCATCGAATGGGCTGAGAAAAG ATACGGCGTGGAGATCAGCTCCTCCACCAGCATAATGGGACCCAGCATCCCTGCCAAGACTCGGGAGGTGCTCGTCAGCCACCTGGCATCTTACAACACATGGGCTTTACAAG GGATTGAGTTTGTAGCTGCCCAGCTCAAGTCCATGGTGCTGACCTTGGGCCTGATTGACATGCGCCTGACAGTGGAGCAGGCCGTGCTGCTGTCACGCCTGGAGGAGGAGTACCAG GGAGGATTTCCATGTCAGCTAGAAAAGTTCATCCAGCCTGCTAGGATGGCTTGGGATTGA
- the ATPAF2 gene encoding ATP synthase mitochondrial F1 complex assembly factor 2 isoform X1, giving the protein MWRSCLRLRDGGRRLLNRPAGGPSASMSPGPTIPSPARAYAPPTERKRFYQNVSITQGEGGFEINLDHRKLKTPQAKLFTVPSEALAIAVATEWDSQQDTIKYYTMHLTTLCNTSLDNPTQRNKDQLIRAAVKFLDTDTICYRVEEPETLVELQRNEWDPIIEWAEKRYGVEISSSTSIMGPSIPAKTREVLVSHLASYNTWALQGIEFVAAQLKSMVLTLGLIDMRLTVEQAVLLSRLEEEYQIQKWGNIEWAHDYELQELRARTAAGTLFIHLCSESITVKHKLLKE; this is encoded by the exons ATGTGGAGGAGCTGCCTCCGGCTGCGGGACGGGGGACGCCGTCTCCTGAATCGGCCTGCGGGTGGCCCCAGCGCTTCTATGAGTCCGGGGCCAACCATCCCGTCTCCAGCCCGGGCTTACGCCCCGCCGACAG AAAGGAAGAGGTTTTATCAGAATGTCAGCATCACACAGGGTGAAG GTGGCTTTGAGATAAACCTGGACCACAGGAAGCTGAAAACTCCCCAAGCCAAGCTCTTTACCGTCCCCAGCGAGGCCCTGGCCATTGCAGTGGCTACTGAGTGGGATTCCCAGCAGGATACCATCAAGTACTACACCATGCACCTG ACCACATTGTGCAACACATCATTGGACAACCCAACCCAGAGAAACAAGGATCAGCTGATCCGGGCAGCCGTGAAGTTTCTGGACACCGACACCATCTG CTACAGGGTGGAGGAGCCCGAGACATTAGTGGAACTTCAAAGGAATGAGTGGGATCCAATCATCGAATGGGCTGAGAAAAG ATACGGCGTGGAGATCAGCTCCTCCACCAGCATAATGGGACCCAGCATCCCTGCCAAGACTCGGGAGGTGCTCGTCAGCCACCTGGCATCTTACAACACATGGGCTTTACAAG GGATTGAGTTTGTAGCTGCCCAGCTCAAGTCCATGGTGCTGACCTTGGGCCTGATTGACATGCGCCTGACAGTGGAGCAGGCCGTGCTGCTGTCACGCCTGGAGGAGGAGTACCAG ATCCAGAAGTGGGGCAACATTGAGTGGGCCCATGACTATGAGCTGCAGGAGCTGCGGGCCCGCACCGCCGCCGGCACCCTCTTCATCCATCTCTGCTCCGAGAGCATCACAGTCAAGCACAAGCTCCTGAAGGAGTGA
- the ATPAF2 gene encoding ATP synthase mitochondrial F1 complex assembly factor 2 isoform X3, with product MWRSCLRLRDGGRRLLNRPAGGPSASMSPGPTIPSPARAYAPPTERKRFYQNVSITQGEGGFEINLDHRKLKTPQAKLFTVPSEALAIAVATEWDSQQDTIKYYTMHLTTLCNTSLDNPTQRNKDQLIRAAVKFLDTDTICYRVEEPETLVELQRNEWDPIIEWAEKRYGVEISSSTSIMGPSIPAKTREVLVSHLASYNTWALQGIEFVAAQLKSMVLTLGLIDMRLTVEQAVLLSRLEEEYQKSKSRTSRSIVK from the exons ATGTGGAGGAGCTGCCTCCGGCTGCGGGACGGGGGACGCCGTCTCCTGAATCGGCCTGCGGGTGGCCCCAGCGCTTCTATGAGTCCGGGGCCAACCATCCCGTCTCCAGCCCGGGCTTACGCCCCGCCGACAG AAAGGAAGAGGTTTTATCAGAATGTCAGCATCACACAGGGTGAAG GTGGCTTTGAGATAAACCTGGACCACAGGAAGCTGAAAACTCCCCAAGCCAAGCTCTTTACCGTCCCCAGCGAGGCCCTGGCCATTGCAGTGGCTACTGAGTGGGATTCCCAGCAGGATACCATCAAGTACTACACCATGCACCTG ACCACATTGTGCAACACATCATTGGACAACCCAACCCAGAGAAACAAGGATCAGCTGATCCGGGCAGCCGTGAAGTTTCTGGACACCGACACCATCTG CTACAGGGTGGAGGAGCCCGAGACATTAGTGGAACTTCAAAGGAATGAGTGGGATCCAATCATCGAATGGGCTGAGAAAAG ATACGGCGTGGAGATCAGCTCCTCCACCAGCATAATGGGACCCAGCATCCCTGCCAAGACTCGGGAGGTGCTCGTCAGCCACCTGGCATCTTACAACACATGGGCTTTACAAG GGATTGAGTTTGTAGCTGCCCAGCTCAAGTCCATGGTGCTGACCTTGGGCCTGATTGACATGCGCCTGACAGTGGAGCAGGCCGTGCTGCTGTCACGCCTGGAGGAGGAGTACCAG AAATCAAAATCAAGGACCAGCAGAAGTATTGTCAagtag